TGATCACCAGCGTCGACCGGGACGACCTCGCGGACGGCGGCGCCACGCACTTCCGCGACGTGATCCTCGCGATCCGGTCCCGGCTGCCGTCGTGCGCCGTGGAGGTGCTGACCCCGGATTTCAAGGGCAAGTCGGGAGCGCTGGACCGCGTTCTCGAGGGTGAGCCCGAGGTTTTCGCCCACAACGTCGAGACCGTTCCGAGGCTCTACCGGACCGCTCGACGCGGCTCGACCTACGAGGGTTCGCTCGCGCTGCTCTCCGCCGCGGCTGCGCGCCGTGACTCAGGGCACCCCTCGATGCTGGTGAAGTCGAGCCTGATGCTGGGTTTGGGCGAGCGGGACGAAGAGGTCGTCGCGGTGCTTTCCGATCTCAGGGGCGCCGGCGTCGACGTGCTCACGCTCGGGCAGTACCTGAAACCCACGCGAGAGCACCTGCCCGTCGCGAGGATCGTGGACCCCGGCGCGTTCGAATCGCTCCGGCGCCTCGGGACCGAGATGGGATTCCGGCACGTCGAGTCGGGACCGCTCGTGCGCTCGTCGTACCACGCCGAAAGCTACGGACGCGGGCTCTTACCCATCGGCTGAGCGGGAGCCGGCGGCTCTGCCGGCTTCGGCTCGTCTTCCGGGAACGGCTGCACCGCCAAAGGACGCCCTTCGAGAACGGCGTTCACGTCGGCGACGAGCCCCTCGGTTTGACGCGGGGTCGCCCCGGCGTAGCGTCGGAGGATCTTCCCTTCACGGCTCACGAGGAACGTCATGGGCAGGACCGACATCCCACCCCATTCGAGTTGGATGCCGGGCGTCTCGTGGATCACGGGGAACCGTATCTTGAGGTCGGCCAGGAAGCGGCGCGCGTCCTCCGCGCTCCCGCGCCCCACCTCGACGCCCACGATCTCGAGGCCGTCCTTTGCCCGGCGGTCGTAGAGGTCCTCCAGGACCGGCATCTCGCCCTTGCACGGCACGCACCACGTCGCCCAGAAGTTCACGACGGTCAGCACGTGCTCGTTCCAGCGGACGGTCTTGCTCTCGCCGGTCGGGGCCTTCCCGCCGAGCGAAGGGGCGGGATCGCCGGGCGCGAGCACGATCCTCCTCGTTTCGGGGGCCCCCATCGGCCCGCGCTTCCTGGCCGTCTTTCGCGACGGGGCGGGGGCAGGGGCGAGCGCGAGGAAGGCGAGCGCGAGGGCCAGCAAGATCGAGAAACGCTTCATGGTCGGCTCCGAAGCGGCCCGGACGTGGCGGTGTCGTCGCGAGCGGGCGCGGTGAATCGGCAATGACGGTCGAGGAAGGAGCGAAGGGTGGAGCGGGAAACGGGACTCGAACCCGCGACCCCGACCTTGGCAAGGTCGTGCTCTACCAACTGAGCTATTCCCGCACGATGCACGCCGGTTCTCTCGTCCCCAGCCCGGTCCGGGCATGTAGGCCGCGATGGAGCCCCCGGCAAGCGATTGAGAGTATCGCAGCCCGCGCGGCGCGTCAATCTCGCCTTGCGCGGCGTCCGGCAGGCGCGCGATCCGCCCAGAGGCCGAGGCGAAAGGCGTCGCGTATGTGGCGCGCTGCGAGCGTGCCGTCGGCGGCGGAAAGGACCTCGACCACGTCGAACCGGCAGGGCGGTGGATGCGAGCCCAGCTCCGCCAGGAAGAACCCCGCCGCGCGCGCGATGTGAGCCCGTTTCCGGGCCGTGACCGCCTCTGCCGGCCGGCCATAGCCGGTGCCCCTTCGCGTCTTGACCTCCACGAAAACCACGACGCGGCCGTCGAGCGCGACCAGGTCGATCTCCCCCGCCCTGCACCGGTACCGGCGCGCGAGAATCTTGATCCCGGAGCGCGCCAGCGCCTCCGCCGCTTTGGCCTCACCCGCGGCGCCGAGGCGCTGCCGGGGGTCCTTAGAGGGCTCGATCTTGGCGTTCTCGTCCACGGTCGTATCCGTGCTGGACCCGGCCGCGCTCGAAACGGCCGAGCCCGGGGGCGCGAGGCGGCGGCGGATCAGCGGGACGCGGCGGGGAGCCTCGATCGCTTCCAGCGAACCCCCTGGGGCGTGTCCTCGAGGAGGACTCCGCGGTCCGCCAGCTCTTGCCGGAGACGGTCGGCCTCGGAGAAGTTACGGGACTTCCGCGCCGCGGTGCGCCGGCCGATGAGGTCCTCGATCTCGGCGTCGAGAATCTCCTCCGGCCGTCCGAGCAGACCGAGCACGGCGTCCCATTTCCGGAGGGTACCGCGGAGCGCCTGCCTCGTGACCTCCGGCAGCTCGCCGCGGTCCAGGGCCGAATGCCCCTCTCGGACCGTCCTGAAGAGCGCGGCCAGGACTCCGCTGACGTTGAGGTCCGCCGCGAGGGCGTCGTCGAATTCCGCCTCGGAGCGGGAGAGGCGATCCTCGAAGCCGGCGTCGCGGCCGGGCGGCGCCGGCTCCCGATCGATCCGGGCGATGAAATCGGTGAGCCGCGTCAGATCGGACGCGGAGCGGGCGAGGCTTTCGAAGGTGAAGTTCAGTGGACTGCGATAGTGAGCGGAGAGGAGCAGGAATCTGAGGGCCCTGGGGTCGTTCCCCCGCGCGAGGAGATCGCGAAGCGTGTGGAAGTTCCCCTTCGACTTGGACATCTTCTCTCCGTCCACCATCAGGTGGGCGGCATGCATCCAGTGCCTCACGAACGGCCGGCCGGTGGCGCACTCGCTCTGCGCGATCTCGTTCTCGTGATGCGGGAAGATGTTGTCGACGCCGCCGGTGTGGAGGTCGAAGCTCTCCCCGAGGTACTTCATGCTCATCGCCGAGCATTCGAGGTGCCAGCCGGGACGTCCCCGTCCGAACGGCGAGTCCCAGGCCGGCTCCCCGGGGCGCTCCGCCTTCCAGAGGACGAAGTCCCGTGCGTCCTCCTTGTCGTACTCGTCGCTGTCCACCCTCGCGCCGACCCGGATCTCTCGCCGATCGAGGTGCGAGAGCCGCCCGTATCCCTCGAACGACGAGATCCGGAAGTAGAGCGATCCCTGGCTCTCGTAGGTGTGGCCGTTGTCCCTCAGGCGCGCCGCGAGCGCGATCATCTCGGGGACGTGCTCCGTCGCACGCGGGTAGTGCTCGGCGCGCTCGATGCCGATCGCGTCGAGGTCCTCGAAGAAGGCGGCGATGAACGGGGCGGTGGTCTCGTCGAGGGTGATCCCCGAGGCCATCGCCTTCGCGATGATCTTGTCCTCGACGTCGGTGATGTTCATCACCTGGGTGACCCGGAACCCCAGGTGGCGCAGCGCGCGGCGGAGCAGGTCTTCCCACACGTAGGTCCGGAAGTTGCCGATGTGGGCGTAGTCGTAGACCGTCGGTCCGCACGTATAGAGCCGGACGTGCCCCGACTCGAGAGGCTCGAGGGTCGTGAGGCGCTGCGTCAGCGTGTCGTGGATCCGCATGCGGGGTCTCCCGCGCCCGACCCGGAACGCTCGTCGGGACGCGGGGCGGCATTCTAGCGGGGCGGCGCGCCGGGTTCAATCCGCGATCCTGAAGCTCCCCCCCGTCGAGGTCCGGGCGCCGGAGACGCGGTCGACGAGGTCGATCTCGACCCGGTAGTCTCCAGCAGGCCAATCCTTGACGGGGAGCGTGAGCCCCATGGACTCCCCGGCGGCACCTCGCACGGTCACCGGCTCCCCCTGCTGCCTGAACCTCCGGGCCCCCGCCCACTGAAACCGGAAAGTGACGTCCACTCGCGGGCGGCGGATGGCGGGATCCCGCGCCGCGCCGTAGACCTGGAAGTAGATGCGGAGCGGCTCGCCCCGTCGGAAGCTCGCGCCAGGCTTCGGCACGACCTCCTCGGAGCCGACGGCGAACGGCGTGGCATGCCCGTCCTGAACCGGTCCGAATCGCAAGGCCGGAACCACCGTGCTCGCACCGAGCTCGCCGAGCGGAATGTCCGGAACCGCCAGGGTCACGTTCCTGATGGCGAGGAGCTTGTGCGGGCGATCCTCGACGGTGTAGCGCGCTTCGTAGGTTCCGGGCTCGAGGTACGCCCGGCCCGTGAACATCATCGAGCCGGCCCGCTCCAAGGTCGGCCGCCGCTCGAGGCGCACGACGACTTCCGCCGGAGAGCGCCCGGCGAGCCGATCGTCGGCGTCGAGGATCCAGGCGGAGACCTTGGGCTCGACCTCCGGCGATCCTTGCCGGTCTCCCGAGTCGCCCGACGACGGGTCGGATCGGTACTCGAGGGCCAGCACGGCCATCGTTCCACCGTCCGCCGACTGGAAGAAGTACGCGGCATCGGAGGCGATCGGCGACGCGGGCCCCTCTGCTGCCTCCGTCGCCGATCCGAATCTCGAGCCGGATCCCTGGTCGAGTTGCCGTGGTCTCCCTGGATTGGCGCGGTAGCGGGTCGCGGTCGCGTAATCGAACGGGTGGAGCTGTTCGTAGAGCTCGGTCAGATCCCGCGGCAACGCGATCATCGCGTTACGCTGCTGCGAGCGCACCCGCTGGAACTCCCGGACCAGCTCCACCGGGTCGCGGAACTGCTCCGTCTCGGCTCCAGGGGGCGGTTGGAGGCGGAACTGCCCCGAACGGTCGCCGTAGAAAACGATCTCGAGAGGCTCCGCGCGGCCGCCGGGGCGACGGTTGTACGTCCAGATCTCCCGCATCACCGAAACCGGGTCGCCGGCGAGGCGTCTCACCGAGTCCGGCTCTCCGAGCAGCATCAGGACCTGTCCCCGGTCGGTTCGCCATCCGGCGACGACGGAATTGCCGAAGCGCTGGTCGGCTTGGACGCGAAGTCGGTCGAATCGCTCCTTGTAGCTGTTCTCGGGGGTGTCGGGATCCGGGTCGAGCCGCCGCCAGAACCGAGCGACGAACGCGCCGCGGGCTTCCGCGGTCCTCAGCCTCCCGTAACGATCGTACTCGTCATGGGTCAGAAGATACCGGACGGGCCCGTCGCGCCAGTCCAGCCCGGGGTCGCCGAGGGTGCCCTCGGCACCGCGGCCGGTAAGCGGGAGGAACAGGAGGAAGAGCACCAGGCCCGCGCGGGCGGCCCACCTCGCGGCGGGGAGGCGCTCCGCGGGAGGGGCGCCGCGAGCCCCGCAGCTCCGCCCGGTGTCGAGATTGCAGTGCGTCATGGCTTCCGGGACGGGTGGCGCCGGAATTTGATCCCGGTCCCTCGGGCGATCGGGCGCTGGGGCGGCTCGCCCGAATCCGCCGCGGCCACCACCCTTGCGCCGGGGGCCGCCCGAAGGCGGCCCCCCGCTTCCACTTCGATGCTCTCGGTTCCGGCTAGAACGACAGCTTCATGCTCAGCTGGTAGTTGCGT
This sequence is a window from Terriglobia bacterium. Protein-coding genes within it:
- a CDS encoding TlpA family protein disulfide reductase; the encoded protein is MKRFSILLALALAFLALAPAPAPSRKTARKRGPMGAPETRRIVLAPGDPAPSLGGKAPTGESKTVRWNEHVLTVVNFWATWCVPCKGEMPVLEDLYDRRAKDGLEIVGVEVGRGSAEDARRFLADLKIRFPVIHETPGIQLEWGGMSVLPMTFLVSREGKILRRYAGATPRQTEGLVADVNAVLEGRPLAVQPFPEDEPKPAEPPAPAQPMGKSPRP
- the lipA gene encoding lipoyl synthase; amino-acid sequence: MDARREGPRPPWLKIRLRTDEEFRRVRSMVGELRLNTVCTEARCPNIYECWNAGTATFMILGDTCTRSCGFCSVKSGRPAPGVDPEEPAHVAEAVARLGLRHAVITSVDRDDLADGGATHFRDVILAIRSRLPSCAVEVLTPDFKGKSGALDRVLEGEPEVFAHNVETVPRLYRTARRGSTYEGSLALLSAAAARRDSGHPSMLVKSSLMLGLGERDEEVVAVLSDLRGAGVDVLTLGQYLKPTREHLPVARIVDPGAFESLRRLGTEMGFRHVESGPLVRSSYHAESYGRGLLPIG
- a CDS encoding YraN family protein; the protein is MEPSKDPRQRLGAAGEAKAAEALARSGIKILARRYRCRAGEIDLVALDGRVVVFVEVKTRRGTGYGRPAEAVTARKRAHIARAAGFFLAELGSHPPPCRFDVVEVLSAADGTLAARHIRDAFRLGLWADRAPAGRRARRD
- the cysS gene encoding cysteine--tRNA ligase, with product MRIHDTLTQRLTTLEPLESGHVRLYTCGPTVYDYAHIGNFRTYVWEDLLRRALRHLGFRVTQVMNITDVEDKIIAKAMASGITLDETTAPFIAAFFEDLDAIGIERAEHYPRATEHVPEMIALAARLRDNGHTYESQGSLYFRISSFEGYGRLSHLDRREIRVGARVDSDEYDKEDARDFVLWKAERPGEPAWDSPFGRGRPGWHLECSAMSMKYLGESFDLHTGGVDNIFPHHENEIAQSECATGRPFVRHWMHAAHLMVDGEKMSKSKGNFHTLRDLLARGNDPRALRFLLLSAHYRSPLNFTFESLARSASDLTRLTDFIARIDREPAPPGRDAGFEDRLSRSEAEFDDALAADLNVSGVLAALFRTVREGHSALDRGELPEVTRQALRGTLRKWDAVLGLLGRPEEILDAEIEDLIGRRTAARKSRNFSEADRLRQELADRGVLLEDTPQGVRWKRSRLPAASR
- a CDS encoding GWxTD domain-containing protein → MTHCNLDTGRSCGARGAPPAERLPAARWAARAGLVLFLLFLPLTGRGAEGTLGDPGLDWRDGPVRYLLTHDEYDRYGRLRTAEARGAFVARFWRRLDPDPDTPENSYKERFDRLRVQADQRFGNSVVAGWRTDRGQVLMLLGEPDSVRRLAGDPVSVMREIWTYNRRPGGRAEPLEIVFYGDRSGQFRLQPPPGAETEQFRDPVELVREFQRVRSQQRNAMIALPRDLTELYEQLHPFDYATATRYRANPGRPRQLDQGSGSRFGSATEAAEGPASPIASDAAYFFQSADGGTMAVLALEYRSDPSSGDSGDRQGSPEVEPKVSAWILDADDRLAGRSPAEVVVRLERRPTLERAGSMMFTGRAYLEPGTYEARYTVEDRPHKLLAIRNVTLAVPDIPLGELGASTVVPALRFGPVQDGHATPFAVGSEEVVPKPGASFRRGEPLRIYFQVYGAARDPAIRRPRVDVTFRFQWAGARRFRQQGEPVTVRGAAGESMGLTLPVKDWPAGDYRVEIDLVDRVSGARTSTGGSFRIAD